From Thermodesulfobacteriota bacterium, one genomic window encodes:
- a CDS encoding pitrilysin family protein: MRLYRKLAVLAILSLSIVLGRDALAERAILKTKLDNGLTVILEEDHSAPVAAFQMWVRVGSADEKEKEAGIAHVFEHMLFKGTEKRGVGEIAKEVEGAGGYVNAYTSYDNTVYHLAVASRFFSAGLDIMSDAIRNSTFDPVELKKELQVVLEEIRMGEDNPGRKLYKTILETAYTTHPYKRHVIGSRETVEALTRDYILEFFGKWYVPNNMTLVVVGDFDGEEALAEIKESFKGFNKGSDPHTPRPVEPPQTETRAVVSVESIAQTHMGMAFHIPELR; encoded by the coding sequence ATGAGGCTCTACAGGAAGCTGGCCGTACTCGCCATACTCTCCCTTTCCATAGTCCTAGGCCGGGACGCGCTGGCGGAGAGGGCCATACTGAAGACAAAGCTGGATAACGGCCTTACCGTTATCCTCGAAGAGGACCACTCGGCGCCGGTGGCGGCCTTCCAGATGTGGGTACGCGTGGGCAGCGCGGACGAAAAGGAAAAAGAGGCCGGCATAGCGCACGTCTTCGAGCACATGCTCTTCAAGGGCACCGAAAAACGTGGGGTCGGGGAGATAGCCAAAGAGGTCGAGGGGGCCGGGGGTTACGTGAACGCCTACACCTCCTACGACAACACGGTCTACCACCTCGCGGTGGCGAGCCGCTTCTTCTCCGCCGGGCTGGACATAATGAGCGACGCCATACGGAACTCGACGTTCGACCCCGTCGAGCTCAAAAAGGAGCTCCAGGTGGTGCTCGAAGAGATACGCATGGGCGAGGACAACCCTGGAAGGAAGCTCTACAAGACGATCCTCGAGACCGCCTACACCACCCACCCGTACAAGAGACATGTCATAGGGTCCAGGGAGACGGTCGAAGCCCTTACGAGGGACTACATACTGGAGTTCTTCGGTAAGTGGTACGTCCCGAACAACATGACGCTCGTGGTGGTGGGGGACTTCGACGGAGAAGAAGCCCTTGCCGAGATAAAAGAGTCCTTCAAGGGCTTCAATAAGGGATCCGACCCGCATACCCCCCGGCCGGTCGAACCCCCGCAGACCGAGACCAGGGCCGTGGTGAGCGTGGAATCCATAGCACAGACCCACATGGGCATGGCCTTCCACATACCGGAGCTCAGG
- the pncA gene encoding bifunctional nicotinamidase/pyrazinamidase has product MDKESALVVVDVQNDFCPGGALGVAEGDAVVEVLNRYMGLFRERGLPVFITRDWHPPETNHFKEFGGVWPVHCVQGTPGAELHPALKPPDGVTLLTKGDRPDEDAYSVFQARDPEGRGFSELLRESGVTRLYIGGLATDYCVRETVLDALREGFKVTVLVDAVKGVDLKPGDSERALGEMKEAGADTVTLEDLS; this is encoded by the coding sequence ATGGATAAAGAAAGCGCACTCGTGGTCGTGGACGTCCAGAACGATTTTTGCCCCGGCGGCGCGCTGGGCGTGGCGGAAGGGGACGCGGTGGTGGAGGTCCTGAACCGCTACATGGGGCTCTTCCGGGAGAGGGGGCTTCCGGTCTTTATAACCCGCGACTGGCACCCCCCCGAGACGAATCACTTCAAGGAGTTCGGGGGTGTGTGGCCGGTCCACTGCGTTCAAGGCACCCCGGGGGCCGAGCTCCATCCCGCCCTCAAACCCCCGGACGGGGTTACTCTCCTTACCAAGGGGGACAGGCCGGACGAGGACGCCTACTCGGTCTTCCAGGCCCGCGACCCGGAGGGGAGGGGGTTCAGTGAACTGCTCAGGGAGAGCGGCGTTACCCGCCTCTATATCGGAGGGCTCGCCACTGACTACTGCGTCAGGGAGACGGTGCTCGACGCCCTTCGGGAGGGTTTTAAAGTCACGGTCCTCGTCGACGCCGTTAAGGGGGTGGATCTAAAGCCCGGAGATTCGGAGAGGGCACTGGGCGAGATGAAAGAGGCCGGAGCGGATACGGTGACGCTTGAAGATCTTTCCTGA
- a CDS encoding S8 family serine peptidase: MKKMVFSFIALTFLFAVYSTEALAGPNNVIPGRYIVVLHDDADGAAAARDVASAHGLVPRHVYSVALKGFSAAIPSARLGAVTSDPRVKFVEPDLVVWAIAPPAGGPPGKNKDGGGGGGGDTPPPPQDLPTGIDRIYVAPDSPTANGVDVDIAIIDTGVDKGHPDINFHKGVTVAGTGKPGGKDNNGHGTHVAGIAAARNNSEGVIGVAPGARIWAVKVLDKFGGGSIAGVVAGIDWLTRFASEVEVANMSLGAIGTSNSLRLAIQNSTAAGILYAVAAGNSRRDVYGSDGALGGGSALNPGAYDSIPAAYPEVVTVSAIADYDGKPGGKWTGKTSWGADDTFASFSNYGVAVDLAAPGVDINSTWVGGGYKSISGTSMASPHVAGAAALYISTHAAASVAATTDALINNGASQADAYGFLGDPDSSAEPLVCIGCP; the protein is encoded by the coding sequence ATGAAGAAGATGGTCTTTTCATTCATCGCACTAACCTTTTTATTCGCCGTGTATTCGACCGAAGCCCTTGCCGGGCCGAATAACGTCATACCGGGCCGCTACATAGTGGTACTTCATGACGACGCGGATGGCGCGGCGGCCGCCCGGGATGTGGCCTCGGCCCACGGCCTGGTCCCCCGTCACGTCTATAGCGTGGCGCTAAAGGGCTTTTCCGCGGCCATCCCGAGCGCGAGGCTCGGGGCCGTAACATCCGACCCCAGGGTAAAGTTCGTCGAGCCCGACCTCGTGGTCTGGGCTATAGCTCCCCCGGCGGGCGGACCCCCGGGCAAGAATAAGGACGGTGGCGGAGGCGGCGGCGGAGATACACCCCCGCCCCCACAGGATCTCCCCACGGGCATCGACCGCATATACGTCGCGCCTGACAGCCCGACTGCGAACGGCGTGGACGTCGACATAGCGATTATAGACACCGGGGTGGACAAGGGCCATCCGGACATCAACTTCCATAAGGGCGTAACCGTCGCCGGTACGGGCAAGCCCGGCGGCAAGGACAACAACGGCCACGGCACGCACGTGGCCGGGATCGCGGCGGCAAGGAATAACTCCGAAGGCGTCATAGGTGTGGCCCCGGGTGCGAGGATATGGGCCGTGAAGGTACTCGATAAGTTCGGGGGCGGCTCCATCGCAGGCGTGGTAGCCGGTATAGACTGGCTCACAAGGTTCGCCTCCGAGGTAGAGGTCGCCAACATGAGCCTCGGGGCCATCGGAACAAGCAACTCCCTCCGTCTCGCGATTCAGAACAGCACTGCCGCCGGCATACTCTACGCCGTGGCCGCGGGCAACAGCAGAAGGGACGTCTACGGGAGTGACGGGGCGCTCGGCGGGGGAAGCGCCTTAAACCCAGGGGCATACGACTCCATCCCCGCGGCATACCCCGAGGTCGTAACCGTCTCGGCCATAGCGGACTACGACGGAAAGCCGGGCGGCAAATGGACGGGAAAAACGAGCTGGGGTGCGGACGATACGTTCGCGTCCTTCAGCAACTACGGCGTTGCCGTGGACCTCGCGGCGCCGGGGGTGGATATAAACTCCACATGGGTCGGCGGCGGCTATAAGAGTATTAGCGGCACGAGCATGGCCTCCCCTCACGTCGCCGGAGCGGCGGCGCTCTACATATCCACCCACGCCGCGGCGAGTGTGGCGGCCACTACGGATGCCCTTATAAATAACGGGGCCTCTCAGGCGGACGCCTATGGCTTCCTCGGCGACCCGGACTCCAGCGCCGAGCCGCTTGTGTGTATCGGCTGCCCGTAA
- a CDS encoding SemiSWEET transporter, producing MEFSWTTILGLVAAACTTASFLPQVGKTLKTRKTEDISLLMYAVLTVGIFLWLLYGFATKDLPIIVANTISLALAGTVLALKVKHG from the coding sequence ATGGAGTTCAGCTGGACGACAATACTGGGGCTCGTGGCGGCCGCGTGCACGACGGCCTCCTTCCTGCCACAGGTCGGAAAGACGCTTAAGACGAGGAAGACCGAGGATATCTCGCTCCTTATGTACGCCGTCCTCACCGTCGGCATCTTCCTGTGGCTGCTATACGGTTTTGCGACCAAAGACCTGCCGATAATCGTGGCCAACACAATAAGCCTCGCCCTGGCGGGCACCGTCCTGGCGCTCAAGGTGAAGCACGGGTAG
- a CDS encoding aspartate ammonia-lyase, whose translation MAKTTKKKIKVRIESDPLGEKAVPRGAYYGVQTERARENFDISGIPPRRELIIATAMIKRAAAEVNSELGLLSKKTARAIIRATDEIIRGGLHREFVVDVFQAGAGTSHNMNANEVIANRATELLGGRRGDYTVVHPNDHVNMAQSTNDTFPTAMKLSALMLSGGLTESLSGLERELKRKGRAFGRVIKSARTHLRDAVPITLGQEFASYAECIKKRRTRITEATGALKTLGIGGSAAGTGLNTHPRYRRMVVRALSRSSGIRGLKPAPDTVEAMNSMAPFVDLSGALRALAVELIRIANDLRLLSSGPRTGLSEITLPAVQPGSSIMPGKANPVMAEMLNMVSFQVVGNDLTIAMASQAGQLELNVMMPVISHNLLQSMDILTGGMRAFTERCVTGIEADRERCREYFERSIGLATVLNPIIGYGNAATVARAAVERGVTLRELIAEKGLLSEEELDRLLDPATVTGPQLKKMKRRV comes from the coding sequence ATGGCAAAGACGACAAAAAAGAAGATAAAGGTCCGGATCGAGAGCGACCCTCTCGGAGAGAAGGCCGTCCCCCGGGGCGCCTACTACGGCGTACAGACCGAGCGCGCCCGTGAGAACTTCGACATCAGCGGCATCCCTCCGAGGCGAGAGCTCATCATAGCCACGGCCATGATAAAGAGAGCCGCCGCCGAGGTCAACTCCGAGCTTGGCCTTCTGAGTAAAAAAACCGCACGCGCCATAATAAGGGCCACGGACGAGATAATAAGGGGAGGACTCCACCGGGAGTTCGTCGTGGACGTCTTTCAGGCCGGGGCCGGCACCTCGCACAACATGAACGCCAACGAGGTTATCGCCAACCGCGCCACGGAGCTCCTCGGCGGCCGCAGGGGCGACTACACGGTCGTCCACCCCAACGACCACGTCAACATGGCCCAGTCCACCAACGACACCTTCCCAACGGCCATGAAGCTCTCGGCACTCATGCTCTCCGGGGGGCTCACGGAATCGCTAAGCGGCCTCGAAAGGGAGCTCAAGCGCAAGGGCCGCGCCTTCGGCCGCGTCATAAAATCCGCGAGGACGCACCTGCGGGACGCCGTACCGATAACCCTAGGCCAGGAGTTCGCCTCGTACGCCGAGTGCATAAAAAAACGGAGGACACGGATAACCGAAGCCACCGGGGCCCTTAAAACTCTCGGCATCGGAGGCTCGGCCGCGGGAACGGGACTCAATACCCACCCGCGCTACCGCCGGATGGTGGTAAGGGCGCTGTCGAGGAGTTCCGGCATACGGGGTCTCAAACCGGCGCCGGATACGGTAGAGGCGATGAACAGCATGGCCCCGTTCGTCGACCTGTCCGGGGCCTTGAGGGCGCTCGCCGTGGAGCTGATACGCATAGCGAACGACCTCCGGCTCTTAAGCTCCGGCCCGAGGACGGGGCTCTCCGAGATAACCCTCCCCGCGGTACAGCCCGGCTCCTCCATCATGCCGGGCAAGGCGAACCCCGTCATGGCCGAGATGCTCAACATGGTGTCGTTCCAGGTCGTGGGTAACGACCTCACCATAGCCATGGCCTCGCAGGCCGGACAACTGGAGCTTAACGTCATGATGCCCGTCATAAGCCATAACCTCCTCCAGTCCATGGACATACTCACGGGCGGCATGAGGGCCTTTACGGAAAGGTGCGTCACGGGCATAGAGGCGGACCGGGAGAGATGCCGCGAATATTTCGAGAGGTCGATCGGCCTCGCGACCGTACTTAACCCGATCATAGGCTACGGGAACGCCGCGACCGTCGCACGGGCCGCGGTGGAGAGAGGGGTTACCTTGAGGGAGCTTATAGCCGAAAAGGGGCTCCTCTCCGAAGAGGAACTGGACAGGCTCCTCGACCCCGCGACGGTTACGGGCCCGCAATTGAAGAAAATGAAGAGGAGGGTTTAG